In Desulfurococcaceae archaeon MEX13E-LK6-19, the genomic window TTGTCGCGGAGAGACTAAGGATCCCTGTCAAGAAAACCAGGCTTGGTGATGAGAAGAAGAGGTGATCCCCATGTCGGAGGAAGAGATAATCGAGATGGCCAAGAGGATGAGGCAAGCCTTCTCTAATGTCCAGTGTTTTGTTTTCGAGAAACAGGAACTACAGCTCGTTAGGAAGACGATAAATACCATAGGCTTGAGGGGTCTTGTTAGGCTAAGACTTGCTGACCCGAAGTATCCTTATCTATACATCGTGGAGCCCGATATAAGGGATTGTGAGAAAGATTGTGAGTCGAAAGCATTGAAGAAAATAGCTAATGGTGAGGTACGGGAGGAGCTCAAGAAGTACTTCTTGTCTAGCTTCATAAGACAATGTATAAACTACTGTATACACGAGAAAACAAAAAGTATACTCTCAATCATAGATAAATTCTTGGGTAAGGAGAAATGAGCCTTGTACCCCTGAGGGAAGAGATCAAGGAGTTTGATGAGTCTTCACGTAAACTACTGTTCTACGGGTACATAGTACGTGTTATAGGGGACTTGATAAGCTACATTGCAGGCATAGGCTACATCTTAACAGGTATAGGTTGGGCAAAATGCTATAGCAAGGTAAGTCGTAAAACAATATTCATATTAGCGGCAATACTAGGCTTGATTGGCGGCGCGACATCACTTTACCTAGTGGTCACGGGTATAAGTGCCTACACTTCAGTCATGGGCGGAACTGGTTTTACAGGGAATCTAACACTAAGTAAATTCAGAGACATGATAGTACTGACAGCCGATGCTCTATCATCAATGCAAGCCTATCTCAACTACACAATTCTGGGGCTCATGTTCCTTATTGACTCTCTCGCTATCTTCTACCTGATGAAAGAGTATAGAGAAGCATTCAACGTGTTCTCATGGATACTATTATTCCTAGCTGGCGTACTCTTATTAATGATGCTTGCCATAGTGCCGCATACCTACAACCAGTTAATGCAGCTTGCAAACAGGATCGACTCCTACATACAAGAATACGGAGATCAACCAATAACTCCTGAGTCGATGTATTTCTTCAGTGAATACTTTTCGATACTAATGCCTGTAATAGCGATGCAAGTCATTGGCGTAATATTAAGGATTATAGGACACATATTAGTGATCCTAGGTTTCAATAGAATACCAAAGATTATAGAGAGAATGAAGATACTGAGCGAAGCCATGAAGAGAGAAGAAGGGACAACGTCTACGGAGGGTACCATTTAACACTGATCTTGTAGTTTGGAAACACTTTTTTAACAACACCTACTATCACATCTTTCACCTCACTAGCCTCATCTCTCGAGTACTTGTAAAGCCTAATACTTGCTTCCTCGAAACCCGGGTACAAGTGGATACTTGCGATAATCTTCCCTTTGTATAATAGCCTATAGCTGTAGGCATGCCTACTAGCTTCTATATCATGTTTCTCGAGCAACATGTTGATCATATCTAGTTCGCGTGCACTAACCCATCTAAGGAGATTCTTTGGCAAAACCATGAGCTCACACCTATGTTTCCCACATCCTGTATTGTTGTACTAGATGTACTAGAGTATAAACGATTATTATCCCTCTTATACAAATAAACTAGAGGCTGGGAAAAAGGTGGGTGCCATGATCCCTCCTAGCATAGAAAAAGTACTTGGCAGCGCTAAGAAGAGTATTGACGTGTCGATCCCGGTGTTCAAGTACGGTGAGAGAATACCACCGAAATACACTTGTGAGGGAGAAGACGTCTCTCCACCAATAGAGATCAAGAACATCCCCGAGAATACTAAAGCACTAGCATTAATAATGTACGATCCTGATGCACCTATTGGAGTATTCTACCATTGGGGACTATACAATATACCGGTAGACAAGACTAGCCTGCCTGAAAACATACCCAAGACTCTTGAAACACCCTATGGTCTCCAGACAAGCAACGACTTTGGAACAATAGGCTATGGAGGACCATGCCCTCCCCCAGGACATGGCATCCATAGATACTTCTTCCTAGTAATAGCACTTAGCCACCCACTTGAAGCAGAACCTGGCATAAGTGTTAGGAGACTACCCGAGTACATTAAAGGGAAAGCACTAGCCTACGGGCTATACATGGGAACATATAGTAGATAAAACACTTGTCTACATAAAGTGAAAACTGTTGAACGCATAATTTTTTACAATGAACAAATTCTCCTTATACTCTACTTGTACTCCATGATCTTGAATCTAGGCGGCTCAATCCATTGGCTCTTACATCTCGGGCACTTACTTGGTTTACGTGGTTCACGCAAATCCTTGAAGACATACCCGCATTTCATACACCTCGGGGGTATCATGAACAATGACTCTCTCCCACGACTACTTCTCCAAACACTCTTAGCAATATGCTTCAAATGCTCATAAACAATTTTCTCCCCACCAATAGGGTTAAGGCCTAGCTCAGCCGCGATCTCTGCTGCAGACAACGGGGTCTTGCTTTCCCTCAAAATCCTCGCTATCTTTTCACGAACAGTCTCATCAAGAGACAATAGAGACCACCTAGGATGCCAGATATGTTATTCTACTTGATAGTCTAGGTAAATATGTGGTTGTGTCTAGACAATTATTTTAAATACTTATCCCAATAATTTATGGCACGAAAAATGGATTTAGCATATGGTGCAATGCCCATGTATGGGGATGAAGAGCTGTCAAGTATTTTGGATAAAAAGTTAGAGGAGATTCTTAAGCGCAGAAGCGTTAGTGTATGTTGTAGCAAGGTATATGAGGGAGTCATCGAGATCACTGGTATTAAGGAGCTTGAAGAAGCTATTAATACTTGTAGAACTGTCTTCGTGAACTTCTACTCGATCACATGCCCTTACTGCGAGATGTTCCATCCAATATTCAGTGAAGTTGCTAAGAAATTCATTGGCAAGGCCTTGTTTGCACGTGTAAATGTATCGTATAATCCGGAGCTAGCCTACATCTACAACATCATGGCTACGCCGACAACACTAGTCTTCATAGACGGTAAACCCGTGTTGAGCATACCGGGCTATGTGCCATATGATGTATTCCTGAATATTGTCGAGAAGGCCTTGAGGAGGACGAATTGTCTAAACTGACTCTATAGCCTTGCTTACTGTTTTCCCTGTTCACCACTAAGCTCTAGTTGTGCCTTCTTGATCTTGTCTAGTAGAGCCTTTATGTCAACAGGTTCAAGCCCCTTATCGGTGATCTGGAATGGTACCCAGCCTATATTGTGTTTCGTCGACCTGAGTTTCAGTATCCTTACTCTCCTCAGCGGCAAACCTATCTCCTCGAACCTTGGGTCGAAATCCATTACAACAACACCATCTGCAAGATAATATGTCAGAGACTCCATTTGCTCGAAACCAGGTATCCCCGTATGGAGCACCGTCATTACTAGTACATTGTATTTCCTCGACAACCTCTTGATCGACTTAATAAACGAGATCGTGATCGAGGGGTCTAGTGAGAGAATTATCTCGTTCAATGAGTCTATAGTCAGTAACGAGACATTGTCTGCACGGAGAAACTGTTCGAACCTCGACAACAAGACCTCAGGATTAAGTGTCTCGAGATCAACAACCATCAAGTCCTCAGGGATCTTAGTGCCCTCACCAAACCCGTTGATGACAATAATGTTCTTCATATAACTCCTAGCACGCTCAACAATATGCCCGACAACATCCATAGGATCATTATCAAGAGTTGTTACAATAACTTTCTCGTTTAAGAGAACCCGGGCAGTAATAATCCATTTCAACACAAAAGACTTCCCAACACCAACAGGACCACTAATCACAATAAAGCTATTACGTGGAAACCCCTTTTCAATAAGACTATCAAGCAATGGAAGACCAAAAACAGTCCTCACGAACAACACCCTCCCACACTAACTAATTCGAACAACCTACTACATAAACAACATTCTGTTTCCTAGACAAGAAATCCTAAGTCTTTCCCGAGAACAAGACTCTGGCTACCATGTCTCTGTACCCCTTGTCTTTAAAAACAATATGACTCAATATATTCCATAAATTCATCGTGTTCTAGGAAATATTTTGAACAGAATATGGCGGTGTAGCTTGAGTCATAGTATGGGTGTGCCGGAGAGAGTCCAACAAGGAGGATTTCTCCAAACCGAGTTTTGATGACTCTACTTTTTATGAATCTCTTGACTTCATAACTAATACCGGTTTCATCAAGTATTCTAATCAAATCCTTCAAGCAATCATCAAGAACTCTTTTAACGCGTATTTTACAATCGAATTTAAGTAGTCCATAAAGACAAAGCAACCCCTCAATCGTGAAGAGATAAAACCAGACAATACAGAGAAACAAGAGAACCCAGAAGCCAGGATGATTCCATCCTGAACGAGTCCAACCAAGAATTAAAAGATAAATAAATACAGCAAGAGGAATAGACAAAACACCGTGTATAAAAGTCCTTATAATCAGCGAGTACACAGCTCTCCGTCTACGGTCTGTACAAGTCTCCTTAAGACGGTTCATCGCTGTCCCCCAAAGAATCCGTGTACACCACTACCAAGGCATCTATCTTGGTTATTTAAGTTATATTCAGTTATTGTGTTTCTGAGGAAGATTTACTATTTGCGGATCTACTATATCATTATGTAGGTCATGTTTTTAATGCCCTAAAAGTATTCTATTGCAGTTAGCTAGAGAGAAAAGGGTGCTGTAATATGGCTGAGGAGTTGCCAGAGGAGTTGAAGCTAAAGATCATGAAGAAGCTTATGAAGAAGGTTGCCGAGGAGTCTATGAAGCAAAACCAGCAGCAAAGCCAGATGCTCGACCCTGAGAAGCTTGTTTGGAGTAAAGTCAGCGATGATAGGGCTGCTGAGTTACTCGAGAAAACAAAGAATCTATATCCAGAAGCATACCAAGGTGTGATCAGGGTGCTTGCGTACCTCATCCAAACGGGTAGTATCAGTGAACTCGATGGGTACACTGTGTACGCTATACTACAGAGACTCGGGATACCAGTTAAACCCGATTTAAGAATACGTTTCGTGAAACACGGCAAAGAAGTTGACTTCAAGGAGTATGTTGAAGACTAGGTTTGATAGACCATTATTTTAGGTGTTTGTTTAACGCAATTTATTCTGCCACAATATTAGAATACTAATTATGGTACTGGATTTCATAAACGGTTATTTAAATGCTATTACTGGTTATAGTTATAGATTGCAAGTATTTAAAAGAGTTTTTAAGATTATACTAGCATATCTATGATTATACATAGGATTATACACAAATTTCATAGGGGTACGTCATGAGAGGTAAGGGAGCATTAGGTGTTGTTGCAGGTAAACTTATAGTCTATGGAATCCTGTTGACACTAATACTAGCATTAATTGACTACTTCTTTACAGGCATACTACCTTTACTAGAAGGTGTTTGGGAGAGCCTCGAAATCATTAGTGAGTATAAGAGCTACATTATGGTAATTGTTATCCTGGTATCTGGCTGGCTTATCATCAACTCTATTTCGAATACGCTATATCAGTTATTTGAACAAGTTTATGGGAGACAAGGTGCTGGTGCTGTCCGTAGTGTCGTTAAAATACTTGGTATCGGAGCATTACTAGCCAGCATAGCTGGATGGATCGCAGGCGGCGTTGCTGGTGTTGCTTTAGGAGGTTTCATAGGTATTGTCGTAGGCTTTGCTACACAACAAGTTCTTGGACAAGCAATAGCTGGTTTATTCATTCTATTAGCTAGACCATATAGAATTGGAGATATTATTGATCTTGAGAAAGAGAAAGAAAGCAATGTAGAAGTAGTTGATATCACTACCTTATTTACTATTCTTAAGCGCGCAAACGGAGATATTGTTCTAGTACCTAACAACAATATTATTAATCAGAAAATTGTTATACACAAGAAAAACAAGTAATTGAGTTCACTTCATCTATATGTCTTGATGTCTTATGTAGTACTGGTAGTTATTGATAATAAAAACCGGTATTTTCAATGATTACCGCTTATTTTACTTATTAGAGAGAACTATCACTATATAGACACTGTAGAAGGGTGATCGATATGGTTTGGCCTAGTTATGTAGAGGTTGGGAAGAGGATTAGGCTTAACCGTATTCTCCGTGGTGGCAGAGCTGTTGTGTTTGCTTTCGATCACGGCGTGGAGCATGGGCCAAGTGATTTTCCTCCCGAGCACATTGACCCACGTGTTATCATCGGCAAGGTTGTTGAGGCTGGTGTCGATGCTATTATGATGCTCCCAGGTATGGCCAGGATAACATGGGATATATGGGGTAATAAGACGAGCATCATAGTGAAGATTACTAGTAAGACCAATCTCCGTCCGAAGGACGAGAGGCTTCTCCAGTCTACTTTCGGTCTAGTAGAGGAAGCAGTTGCCTTGGGCGCTGATGCTGTTGCGGCAACAGTCTATTGGGGTAGCCCGTTTGAGGATGTTATGTTGGAGAGATGGTTTGCTATACGTAGTGCCGCTGAGTCCTATGGTCTTCCATGTCTACAACTAGCTTATCCTAGGGGTCCAGCTATTGAGAACATGTATGACGTGGAGATCGTTAGGTATGGTGCACGTGCAGCAGCAGAATCCGGGGCAGATCTCATCAAGACATACTATACTGGTAGTCTTGAGACGTTCAGCGAGGTAGTCAAGGCTGCCAGTGGAGTACCAGTATTGATGAGCGGCGGGCCTAGAAGGGAGAGGGAGATAGATTTCCTACGCGATGTATGGAACGTTATACAAGCTGGTGGACGCGGTGTTGTAGTTGGGAGAAATGTTTTCCAGCACAAGAACCCACAGGGAATGATCAAGGCTATCATGGCTATTGTACATGAGGACAAAGAGCCTGAGGAAGCAATCAAGCTAATTAGATAAAGCTTCTTTTTCAAATAACTCTTTTTCTCGTGAAGAAACAAGCAAGGTGGTTGCAGTGGTGAAAGACTATGACGTAGTCACCATAGGTCACGCGCTAATCGATATAAGGTTTATTGTTGAACACTTTGCTAAGCCTGATGAAGAAAGCCCTATATTGAGTCAGGCGCGTGGAGTAGGTGGTTCTGCAGCCAACGTTGCAATCGATGTGTCGAGACTAGGTGGTAGAGCCGGTATTATTGTCAAGCTTGGGCTAGACAGCTTCGGTAGAATGATTGTTGACGAGTTGATGAGAGAAGGAGTTGATGTCTCTGGTGTCAGGGTTTGTATAGATGAAACAGGGTTTACTATAGTAATCATAAATGGCGACGGAAAAATCATAATGTATGGGTTCAAGGGCGCGTCCGAGAAGCTTGAGCCCTATGATGTCGACGAGAGATTCATTGCTAGAGCCAAGTATCTCCACATAGCTAGCCTGAGACTAGACACATCATTGAGAGCAGCTGAGCTCGCGAAAAAGAGTGATACAAGAGTCTCTTGGGACCCTGGGCGCGTGCTTGCTAGGAGGGGTATAGACTATTTCAAGAAACTACTAGAGAACACCGATATAGTCCTAGTCAACAGGCTTGAAGCAAAGCATCTAACAGGTCTAGACGACTACAGGGAAGCTGCCAGAAGAATCATAGAGTATGGCCCAAGTCTTGTCGTGGTGAAGAAGGGTGCTGAGGGAATCTACGCCTACACCAGTGATGGCAATGAGTACGAGCTACCAGCATTTCATGTAGACAAAGTAGTCGATACAACAGGTGCTGGAGACGCTTTCGCTGCGGGACTACTACTCGGGTTAAGCAGAGGATATAGCTTGAAGAAAGCTCTAGTCTATGGAAACGCTGTAGCAGCCCTAAAGGTAACCAGGCTTGGAAGCCACAATGTACCCGGACACAGCGAAGTAGTCCAGTACATATGGGAGCATGGTCTATGGTAGTAAAAGAATTATTCGTTATTAAATAGTGTTTTTCTCGATACATTCCTTAAACATACTGTCCTTAACTTCAACAGATTCAATACCCTTAATAGACTTGATCATATACTCTCCATCTTTACCTGGGTAAACTTCTATAGTCAAGTCGCACCACAAGTAGTAGGCTCTTGGAGGTCTTATAGTCTCTACTGGTGAAACGAATACCCTTATCCCGATAGTACCTAGTCTCCGTAGAACATTCAGAATATACGGGACATGAATATCAATAGCTTCTTCACCATAGACTTGAACAAACTTCTCCAAACCATGAATAACCACTATTCCAACATCTTTACTAACAACAATCTCTCTTTCAAACGTTAAAAGATCTTCTCCAGAGGAGAGACCGGGATCCAAACGATATATAAGGAGTTTATCGCCCAATGCCTTCTTTTCTTCGAG contains:
- a CDS encoding YbhB/YbcL family Raf kinase inhibitor-like protein, encoding MIPPSIEKVLGSAKKSIDVSIPVFKYGERIPPKYTCEGEDVSPPIEIKNIPENTKALALIMYDPDAPIGVFYHWGLYNIPVDKTSLPENIPKTLETPYGLQTSNDFGTIGYGGPCPPPGHGIHRYFFLVIALSHPLEAEPGISVRRLPEYIKGKALAYGLYMGTYSR
- a CDS encoding transcriptional regulator; translation: MSLDETVREKIARILRESKTPLSAAEIAAELGLNPIGGEKIVYEHLKHIAKSVWRSSRGRESLFMIPPRCMKCGYVFKDLREPRKPSKCPRCKSQWIEPPRFKIMEYK
- a CDS encoding thioredoxin family protein; this translates as MYGDEELSSILDKKLEEILKRRSVSVCCSKVYEGVIEITGIKELEEAINTCRTVFVNFYSITCPYCEMFHPIFSEVAKKFIGKALFARVNVSYNPELAYIYNIMATPTTLVFIDGKPVLSIPGYVPYDVFLNIVEKALRRTNCLN
- a CDS encoding mechanosensitive ion channel, with translation MRGKGALGVVAGKLIVYGILLTLILALIDYFFTGILPLLEGVWESLEIISEYKSYIMVIVILVSGWLIINSISNTLYQLFEQVYGRQGAGAVRSVVKILGIGALLASIAGWIAGGVAGVALGGFIGIVVGFATQQVLGQAIAGLFILLARPYRIGDIIDLEKEKESNVEVVDITTLFTILKRANGDIVLVPNNNIINQKIVIHKKNK
- a CDS encoding class I fructose-bisphosphate aldolase family protein; this encodes MVWPSYVEVGKRIRLNRILRGGRAVVFAFDHGVEHGPSDFPPEHIDPRVIIGKVVEAGVDAIMMLPGMARITWDIWGNKTSIIVKITSKTNLRPKDERLLQSTFGLVEEAVALGADAVAATVYWGSPFEDVMLERWFAIRSAAESYGLPCLQLAYPRGPAIENMYDVEIVRYGARAAAESGADLIKTYYTGSLETFSEVVKAASGVPVLMSGGPRREREIDFLRDVWNVIQAGGRGVVVGRNVFQHKNPQGMIKAIMAIVHEDKEPEEAIKLIR
- a CDS encoding carbohydrate kinase family protein, whose amino-acid sequence is MVKDYDVVTIGHALIDIRFIVEHFAKPDEESPILSQARGVGGSAANVAIDVSRLGGRAGIIVKLGLDSFGRMIVDELMREGVDVSGVRVCIDETGFTIVIINGDGKIIMYGFKGASEKLEPYDVDERFIARAKYLHIASLRLDTSLRAAELAKKSDTRVSWDPGRVLARRGIDYFKKLLENTDIVLVNRLEAKHLTGLDDYREAARRIIEYGPSLVVVKKGAEGIYAYTSDGNEYELPAFHVDKVVDTTGAGDAFAAGLLLGLSRGYSLKKALVYGNAVAALKVTRLGSHNVPGHSEVVQYIWEHGLW